Proteins encoded in a region of the Veillonella parvula genome:
- the ilvC gene encoding ketol-acid reductoisomerase: MAGKILGTTVYYDADCNLSKLEGKKITVLGYGSQGHAHALNLKENGMDVTIGLRGGSSSWKAAEEAGLTVKETAEAVKGADIVMVLIPDELQADVYAQDIAPNLKQGAYLAFAHGFNIHFGKIVPREDINVFMVAPKGPGHLVRRTYQEGSGVPCLYAVEKDPSGDTEEVALAWASGIGGGRSGILETNFKSETETDLFGEQAVLCGGVTELIKTGFEVLTEAGYEPVNAYFECLHEMKLIVDLIYEGGFQKMRHSISNTAEYGDYHAGPRVITADTKKAMEQILADIQSGKFADEFLADSKNGQKFLKEHREAAANHPIEPVGAELRNLMSWLK; this comes from the coding sequence ATGGCAGGTAAAATTTTAGGTACTACAGTTTATTATGATGCAGATTGTAATTTAAGCAAATTGGAAGGCAAAAAAATTACAGTGTTAGGTTACGGTTCCCAAGGTCATGCTCATGCATTGAACTTGAAAGAAAATGGTATGGACGTAACAATTGGGCTTCGCGGTGGTTCTTCTAGCTGGAAAGCTGCTGAAGAAGCAGGTCTTACAGTAAAAGAAACTGCAGAAGCCGTTAAAGGCGCTGATATCGTTATGGTATTGATTCCAGACGAATTGCAAGCAGACGTATATGCACAAGATATTGCTCCAAACTTGAAACAAGGTGCGTACTTGGCATTCGCTCATGGCTTTAACATTCACTTTGGTAAAATCGTACCTCGTGAAGACATCAATGTATTCATGGTAGCTCCTAAAGGTCCTGGTCATTTAGTTCGTCGTACATACCAAGAAGGTTCCGGCGTTCCTTGTTTGTACGCTGTAGAAAAAGACCCATCTGGCGATACTGAAGAAGTGGCATTAGCATGGGCTTCTGGTATCGGTGGTGGCCGTTCTGGTATTTTGGAAACTAACTTCAAATCCGAAACTGAAACTGACCTCTTTGGTGAACAAGCTGTATTGTGCGGTGGTGTTACTGAGTTGATTAAAACTGGCTTTGAAGTATTAACTGAAGCTGGTTATGAACCTGTTAACGCTTACTTCGAATGCTTGCATGAAATGAAATTAATCGTAGATCTTATCTACGAAGGTGGCTTCCAAAAAATGCGCCACTCCATCTCCAACACTGCTGAATACGGCGATTACCATGCAGGTCCTCGCGTAATCACTGCAGATACTAAAAAAGCTATGGAACAAATCTTGGCGGATATTCAATCTGGTAAATTTGCTGATGAATTCTTAGCAGATTCCAAAAATGGTCAAAAATTCCTTAAAGAACATCGCGAAGCAGCTGCTAATCATCCAATTGAACCAGTTGGCGCAGAACTTCGCAACTTGATGAGCTGGTTAAAATAA
- a CDS encoding DUF3290 family protein: MDFYTLAYVESQAVIGQTWGFIIIVAVLLALLILGVQVLRNGFTSRYRDLMIILSLIVVFFLGLEYQEYNRMKTYSEDSSRMAQFLHSFSSDRSVPSDQLAVNSLKIRNGMILKVSDAYYEVQFNPEFSTYTITRVYKVSPIDRIHDKADTLP, from the coding sequence ATGGATTTTTACACATTAGCCTATGTTGAAAGTCAGGCTGTAATAGGTCAAACTTGGGGCTTTATTATAATTGTAGCTGTTCTGTTAGCATTACTCATTTTGGGAGTACAAGTATTGCGAAATGGTTTTACTAGTCGCTATCGTGACCTGATGATTATATTGTCTTTAATCGTAGTGTTCTTCTTAGGGCTTGAATACCAAGAGTATAATCGGATGAAAACCTATTCTGAGGACTCCTCTCGTATGGCTCAATTTTTACATTCTTTTAGTTCAGATCGTTCCGTACCGAGCGACCAATTGGCGGTTAACTCCTTAAAGATTCGTAATGGTATGATTTTAAAAGTAAGTGATGCTTACTATGAGGTTCAATTTAATCCAGAATTTTCAACCTATACTATTACACGTGTTTATAAGGTAAGTCCTATAGATCGAATTCATGATAAAGCGGACACATTACCATAA
- the ilvN gene encoding acetolactate synthase small subunit produces the protein MAKEHQVLIIAKNAPGIGTRILALFNRRGFNVTKMTSGITNQPGYARITITVEADDQILDQVQKQIYKLIDVVKVKVFEDHDVVCRELMLIKVKASASTRSQIVQIADVYRGNVLDISPTSMIIEVIGSVEKLRGFIQIMETYGILEIAKTGITAMSRGEKM, from the coding sequence ATGGCGAAAGAACATCAAGTCTTAATCATTGCAAAAAATGCACCGGGTATTGGTACACGTATTTTGGCACTCTTTAACCGTCGTGGCTTTAACGTTACAAAAATGACATCTGGCATTACAAATCAGCCAGGTTATGCACGTATTACTATTACTGTAGAGGCCGATGACCAAATTCTCGATCAAGTGCAAAAACAAATCTACAAGCTTATCGATGTTGTTAAGGTTAAAGTGTTTGAAGATCATGATGTGGTATGCCGTGAGTTAATGCTTATCAAGGTAAAAGCATCTGCTTCTACAAGATCACAAATTGTACAGATTGCCGATGTATATCGTGGTAATGTGTTAGATATTTCTCCTACATCTATGATCATTGAAGTCATTGGCAGTGTAGAAAAATTACGTGGCTTCATTCAAATTATGGAAACTTATGGTATTCTTGAAATTGCCAAAACAGGTATCACCGCTATGAGTCGCGGAGAAAAAATGTAG
- a CDS encoding DUF421 domain-containing protein: MTEAMAVYGMVFAKLAIGLLAIILQINLMGKGNLAPTSALDQLQNYVLGGIIGAIIYNDQIGILQFMLVLILWTILVMTLKFLKGNLRIFKAILDGHPVIVIEKGHILTEECMRYGIQAAELKLKLRAAGVQYVTDVKRAVLEQNGQLNVVQFGEDNIRFDLIDDGQINQFTLDVIEKDRDWLEQEIQAQGYSVKDIYIAEYKDEKVVVYPYERKHRPQIVSTLKSKTAHTKDKLKSKL, translated from the coding sequence ATGACAGAAGCTATGGCCGTCTATGGGATGGTCTTTGCAAAACTCGCCATCGGTCTCTTGGCGATTATTCTACAAATCAATTTAATGGGTAAGGGCAATTTAGCCCCAACCTCTGCTTTAGACCAATTGCAAAACTACGTACTTGGTGGTATTATCGGTGCCATTATTTACAATGATCAAATTGGCATTTTACAGTTTATGTTAGTTCTTATTTTATGGACTATCCTCGTAATGACTCTTAAGTTTTTAAAAGGGAATCTTCGTATTTTTAAAGCAATTCTTGATGGTCATCCAGTTATAGTAATCGAAAAAGGTCATATTCTAACAGAAGAATGTATGCGTTATGGTATACAAGCGGCTGAACTTAAATTAAAACTTCGTGCTGCCGGTGTTCAATATGTTACGGATGTTAAGCGTGCCGTATTGGAGCAAAACGGTCAGCTCAACGTGGTTCAATTCGGTGAAGATAATATTCGATTTGACCTTATCGATGATGGTCAAATTAATCAGTTTACCCTCGATGTAATTGAAAAAGATAGAGATTGGCTTGAACAAGAAATCCAAGCTCAAGGATACTCTGTTAAGGACATATATATTGCAGAATATAAAGATGAAAAAGTTGTTGTATATCCTTATGAAAGAAAACATCGCCCACAAATTGTAAGCACTCTTAAAAGTAAGACCGCTCATACTAAGGATAAATTGAAATCTAAATTGTAA
- the ilvD gene encoding dihydroxy-acid dehydratase produces the protein MSCRSDNLKTGVARAPHRSLLKALGFVDEEMGRPVIGIANSFNEIIPGHVGLKNIVQAVKDGIRNAGGVPIEFNTIGICDGLAMNHIGMKYSLVTRNIIADSIEATAMATPFDAMVFIPNCDKVVPGMLIAAARLNIPSVFVSGGAMLAGVHKGKKIGLSDVFEAVGKHQTGEMDDAELADIENTACPTCGSCSGMYTANTMNCLTEALGMGLPGNGTIPAVYSERLRLAKLAGMQAVEVLKANLRPKDIMTREAFENAVALDMALGGSSNTALHLPAIAHEAGVPLSLDDFDRIAQNTPQLSKLSPSGVYFIEDLYAAGGVSAVLKRLAENGRLHTDCKTVALKTQGEIAAAAHVVDEDVIHPWDNPVHETGGIAVLKGNLAVDGSVVKAGAVDADMLVHSGPAKVFNSEEEAVEAITGGKIVKGDVVVIRYEGPKGGPGMREMLTPTSMIAGMGLDKDVALLTDGRFSGATRGASIGHVSPEAAAGGTIAIVEDGDIINIDIPNGKLELAVSDDEIARRKAALKPFKSNVTGYLKKYALHVSSAAQGAIEVFED, from the coding sequence ATGAGTTGTAGAAGTGACAATTTGAAAACAGGCGTAGCACGTGCACCACACAGATCTTTACTAAAAGCTCTAGGTTTTGTTGATGAAGAAATGGGTAGACCCGTCATCGGTATTGCCAACTCTTTCAATGAAATCATCCCTGGTCACGTAGGCCTGAAAAATATTGTACAAGCCGTAAAAGACGGTATCCGCAACGCAGGTGGTGTGCCAATCGAGTTCAATACTATCGGTATTTGCGATGGTTTGGCAATGAACCATATCGGCATGAAATACTCCTTAGTTACACGTAATATCATTGCAGATTCCATCGAAGCTACTGCTATGGCTACACCATTCGATGCGATGGTATTTATTCCAAACTGTGATAAGGTAGTGCCAGGCATGTTGATTGCAGCTGCGCGTCTTAATATCCCATCTGTATTCGTGTCTGGTGGGGCTATGCTCGCTGGTGTACATAAAGGTAAAAAGATTGGTTTGTCCGACGTATTCGAGGCCGTAGGCAAACATCAAACTGGTGAAATGGATGATGCTGAGTTAGCCGATATCGAAAATACGGCATGTCCTACATGTGGCTCTTGCTCTGGTATGTATACAGCAAATACAATGAACTGTTTAACAGAAGCTCTCGGTATGGGCCTTCCTGGCAATGGTACAATCCCAGCGGTATATTCTGAACGTTTGCGCTTAGCTAAATTAGCAGGTATGCAAGCGGTAGAGGTATTAAAAGCAAACCTTCGCCCTAAAGATATTATGACTCGTGAAGCCTTTGAAAATGCGGTAGCTCTTGATATGGCTTTGGGTGGTTCCTCTAATACGGCGCTTCATTTACCGGCTATTGCTCACGAAGCAGGTGTACCATTATCCTTAGACGATTTCGATCGCATCGCTCAAAATACACCTCAATTATCTAAATTATCTCCATCTGGCGTATATTTCATTGAAGACTTGTACGCTGCAGGTGGTGTATCTGCCGTGTTGAAACGTTTAGCAGAAAATGGTCGTCTTCATACAGATTGCAAAACTGTTGCTCTTAAAACACAAGGTGAAATTGCAGCGGCCGCTCATGTTGTGGATGAAGATGTTATTCATCCATGGGATAATCCAGTACATGAAACTGGTGGTATCGCGGTTCTCAAAGGGAACCTTGCTGTAGATGGTTCCGTTGTAAAAGCCGGTGCCGTAGATGCAGATATGCTTGTTCACTCTGGTCCAGCAAAGGTATTCAACAGCGAAGAAGAAGCGGTTGAAGCTATTACGGGCGGTAAAATCGTAAAAGGTGATGTTGTAGTTATCCGCTACGAAGGCCCTAAAGGCGGTCCTGGTATGCGTGAAATGTTGACTCCAACATCTATGATTGCTGGTATGGGCCTAGATAAAGATGTAGCTTTGTTGACAGATGGACGCTTCTCTGGTGCGACTCGTGGTGCATCCATCGGACATGTATCTCCAGAAGCAGCTGCAGGCGGTACCATTGCTATCGTTGAAGATGGTGATATTATCAACATCGATATTCCAAACGGTAAATTGGAACTAGCTGTATCTGATGATGAAATCGCTCGTCGTAAAGCTGCATTGAAACCATTCAAATCCAATGTAACTGGATATCTTAAAAAATACGCTCTTCACGTATCCTCTGCTGCACAAGGTGCTATCGAAGTATTTGAAGACTAA
- a CDS encoding TIGR03960 family B12-binding radical SAM protein: protein MNRKDLIDRLQELYKDEDSRVTVNPHAGQKVAIVYPNTYFVGMSNLGLHIIYEEINLRNDSVCERIFLPEKKELEAYDKTKTPLMSVETQRPMHQFDVVAFDVTFEMDYFHIPLMLRHGRVPIMGKDRTEFDPIVIAGGPCATFNPEPFADFIDAFIIGEGEGIVSRVLDIIRDGKMEGLDRHAILRQLADISGVYVPSLYVPIYSEDGEFKGYDIAEGVPKTIKRHFEMLTSGGETVVATNYTEFGAMYIIEVARGCGRHCRFCMAGYCFRVPRVRPLDILKEGVERAEKLGKKVGLMGAAISDYPEVDELVNYIRSKDMRYSCASLRADSLTQAVVDGLADSGQKTITIAPETGSERLRRVINKGISEEHLQNAATLSAKSGIQHMRLYIMIGLPTETDEDIEAIVGLAERTQAHMEKVGCKGRLTLSINPFIPKPFTPFQWMAMDNQKVVEKKLQYIKKALQKNRRIEVLVESPKEAYIQGVLARGDRRLGAVIAACAADRGSKSFKSEMKAAGLDMDNMNYRERSFDEFLPWSHLDMGMQEGYLEMEWQRSIDEAYTPPCAKGCKRCGVCK from the coding sequence GTGAATCGTAAAGATTTAATTGATCGATTACAAGAATTATATAAAGATGAAGACAGTCGGGTAACAGTAAATCCTCATGCAGGGCAAAAAGTAGCTATCGTTTATCCGAATACATACTTTGTGGGCATGAGTAATCTTGGACTTCATATCATTTATGAGGAAATCAATTTACGAAATGATAGCGTCTGCGAACGAATCTTCTTGCCTGAGAAAAAGGAATTAGAAGCTTACGATAAGACTAAGACTCCGCTTATGAGCGTTGAAACACAAAGGCCTATGCATCAATTTGATGTAGTTGCTTTTGATGTCACCTTCGAAATGGATTATTTCCATATTCCTTTGATGTTGCGCCATGGCCGTGTACCTATTATGGGAAAAGACCGTACCGAATTTGACCCTATCGTTATTGCAGGGGGCCCTTGTGCGACCTTTAACCCTGAGCCTTTTGCCGACTTTATCGATGCTTTTATCATCGGTGAAGGGGAAGGCATCGTTAGTCGCGTCCTAGATATCATTCGGGACGGGAAAATGGAAGGCTTGGATCGCCATGCTATTTTACGTCAATTAGCGGATATATCGGGTGTGTATGTACCATCCTTATATGTGCCGATTTACAGTGAAGACGGTGAATTTAAAGGCTATGATATTGCAGAGGGCGTGCCTAAAACGATCAAACGTCATTTTGAAATGCTCACTAGCGGTGGTGAAACGGTAGTGGCTACGAACTATACTGAATTTGGTGCTATGTATATCATCGAAGTAGCCCGTGGTTGTGGTCGTCACTGTCGCTTCTGTATGGCTGGGTATTGCTTCCGCGTACCTCGTGTACGTCCTTTAGACATTTTGAAAGAGGGTGTAGAGCGCGCAGAAAAGCTAGGTAAAAAGGTGGGGCTCATGGGCGCTGCTATCTCAGATTATCCTGAGGTAGACGAACTCGTTAATTATATTCGCTCTAAAGATATGCGCTACTCTTGTGCATCCTTGCGCGCCGATTCGTTAACACAAGCCGTGGTGGATGGACTAGCGGACAGTGGACAAAAGACGATTACCATTGCGCCAGAAACGGGCAGTGAACGTTTGCGTCGGGTCATTAACAAGGGAATCAGTGAAGAGCATTTACAAAATGCAGCCACCTTATCTGCAAAGTCAGGTATTCAGCACATGCGCTTATATATTATGATTGGGTTGCCAACGGAAACCGATGAGGACATTGAGGCTATTGTAGGACTTGCGGAAAGAACACAGGCTCATATGGAAAAAGTAGGCTGTAAAGGTCGTTTAACGCTCAGTATTAATCCGTTTATTCCTAAACCTTTTACACCGTTCCAATGGATGGCCATGGATAACCAAAAAGTGGTGGAGAAAAAGTTACAATACATAAAGAAAGCATTGCAAAAGAATCGCCGCATCGAGGTTCTCGTAGAGTCGCCTAAAGAGGCGTATATTCAAGGCGTTCTTGCTCGTGGGGATCGCCGCTTAGGCGCTGTTATTGCAGCATGTGCTGCAGATCGGGGCAGTAAATCTTTTAAGTCCGAAATGAAGGCTGCTGGCCTGGATATGGATAATATGAATTATCGTGAACGCAGTTTTGATGAATTCTTGCCATGGAGTCATTTAGACATGGGAATGCAGGAGGGCTATCTTGAAATGGAATGGCAACGATCTATCGATGAAGCCTATACCCCTCCATGTGCAAAAGGTTGTAAACGCTGTGGCGTTTGTAAATAG
- the ilvB gene encoding biosynthetic-type acetolactate synthase large subunit has product MSAETINGARIVLETLHRLGVTDMFGYPGGAVIPIYDEIYSFPEIKHYFVRHEQGAAHAADGYARVSGRVGVCLATSGPGATNLVTGIMTAYMDSVPMVAITGQVGRPFIGKDSFQEADIQGITMPITKHNYLVQDIHDLPRIIKEAYFIAGTGRPGPVLIDIPKDIQTEKISMAEYNKLYEVPIHLEGYDPTYKGHQGQIKKAATLIKNAKRPLIIAGAGVLKSGAMDELKELAEKAQIPVTNTLVGLGGFPGDHELALGMVGMHGSVAANNSTDEADLVIAAGIRFHDRITGHPDFFCKKAKIIHIDIDPAEIDKNVTINVPIVGDLKQVLTELNALVEPTTHEAWLEQIREWQVEYPMVIPESKNGVLHAQYVLSELNKIAKDDAIIVSDVGQHQMWAAQFLTHKKPHTIVTSGGAGTMGYGLPAAIGAQVGAPKKQVILVVGDGGFQMTCEELMMVRQYNLPIKIVIINNGYLGMVRQWQEIFNDRRYSYVDLEVSPNFLKLADAFDLKAARLDNVETFNKEFKSYITSDESIVLDCRVEREDNVLPMIPAGGTISGMMGKKGVL; this is encoded by the coding sequence ATGAGCGCAGAAACAATCAATGGGGCACGCATTGTCCTTGAAACATTGCATCGCCTTGGTGTAACCGATATGTTCGGCTATCCAGGTGGCGCGGTAATTCCAATTTATGATGAAATATATAGTTTCCCTGAAATTAAACATTACTTTGTTCGCCATGAACAAGGTGCTGCACATGCGGCAGATGGCTATGCTCGCGTATCTGGTCGCGTAGGTGTATGTCTTGCTACGTCTGGTCCTGGCGCAACGAATCTTGTGACAGGTATTATGACTGCGTACATGGATTCCGTACCTATGGTGGCCATTACTGGTCAGGTTGGACGGCCCTTTATCGGTAAGGACTCCTTTCAAGAGGCGGATATCCAAGGTATTACGATGCCTATAACCAAGCATAACTATCTTGTTCAAGATATTCATGATTTGCCTCGCATCATTAAAGAGGCGTACTTTATTGCTGGTACAGGTCGCCCAGGCCCTGTACTCATCGATATTCCAAAGGATATTCAAACAGAAAAAATATCCATGGCGGAATACAACAAATTGTACGAAGTACCTATTCATCTTGAAGGCTATGATCCAACCTATAAAGGTCATCAAGGTCAAATTAAAAAAGCAGCTACTCTCATCAAAAACGCAAAGCGCCCACTTATCATTGCTGGAGCAGGTGTATTGAAGTCTGGCGCTATGGATGAGCTTAAAGAATTAGCTGAAAAGGCTCAAATCCCGGTGACGAATACATTAGTTGGTCTTGGTGGCTTCCCAGGAGATCACGAATTGGCTCTTGGCATGGTTGGTATGCACGGTTCTGTAGCCGCTAATAATAGTACAGATGAGGCAGATCTCGTGATTGCTGCAGGGATTCGTTTCCATGACCGCATCACAGGCCATCCAGATTTCTTCTGTAAAAAAGCTAAAATCATCCATATTGATATCGACCCAGCTGAAATTGATAAGAATGTTACAATCAACGTGCCTATCGTAGGGGATTTAAAACAGGTATTAACGGAGCTTAATGCTCTTGTAGAACCTACAACTCATGAAGCGTGGCTTGAGCAAATCCGAGAATGGCAAGTGGAATACCCTATGGTAATCCCTGAGTCTAAAAATGGTGTATTACATGCACAATATGTGTTATCTGAGCTTAATAAAATTGCTAAGGATGATGCCATAATCGTAAGTGATGTAGGCCAACATCAAATGTGGGCGGCTCAATTCTTAACTCATAAAAAACCTCATACTATCGTTACCTCTGGCGGTGCGGGTACCATGGGGTATGGCTTGCCGGCGGCTATCGGTGCTCAAGTAGGGGCGCCTAAGAAACAGGTTATCCTCGTTGTCGGTGATGGTGGATTCCAGATGACTTGTGAAGAGCTCATGATGGTGCGCCAATATAATTTGCCAATTAAGATTGTTATTATTAATAATGGCTATCTTGGTATGGTTCGTCAATGGCAAGAAATATTCAATGATAGACGCTACTCCTATGTAGATTTGGAAGTGAGTCCGAACTTCTTGAAACTCGCAGATGCATTTGACTTGAAAGCAGCTCGTCTAGATAATGTTGAAACTTTCAATAAAGAATTTAAATCATACATTACATCGGATGAAAGCATTGTCTTGGATTGTCGCGTTGAACGAGAGGATAATGTATTACCAATGATTCCAGCAGGCGGCACGATAAGCGGTATGATGGGTAAGAAAGGGGTGCTATAA
- the ilvA gene encoding threonine ammonia-lyase — MYKLYDFMEARERLSTITVKTKLLHSDVFSDECGNDVYIKPENLQITGSFKVRGAYNKIAKLTEEEKARGVIAASAGNHAQGVALAAKRLGIKATIVMPKHTPLIKVNATKQYGADVVLFGEIYDEAYQKAMELQKEHGYVFVHPFNDEDVIEGQGTIALEVLDELPDADILLVPVGGGGIVSGIAAAAKLKNPRVKIIGVEPEGAASALAALKADHPVPLDEVATIADGTAVRQIGETTLEYIKQYVDEIITVSDYELMEAFLLLVEKHKLVAENSGILPLAGLKKLECRGKKVVAIVSGGNIDVLTISSMINKGLVLRGRIFTFSVNLPDKPGQLVAVSQMLADADANVIKLDHNQFKNLDRFHEVELQVTVETNGEEHIQHIIDTFKHNGYIIKRLNSSEILSE, encoded by the coding sequence ATGTATAAGTTATATGATTTTATGGAGGCTCGTGAGCGATTGAGCACAATCACTGTGAAAACGAAGTTACTTCATAGTGATGTGTTTTCTGACGAGTGTGGAAATGATGTATACATCAAGCCAGAAAACTTGCAAATAACAGGCTCTTTCAAGGTTCGTGGAGCTTATAATAAAATTGCAAAACTAACAGAAGAGGAAAAGGCGCGCGGTGTTATCGCTGCGTCTGCCGGTAATCATGCACAAGGCGTGGCCCTTGCTGCGAAACGTCTTGGTATTAAAGCGACTATTGTCATGCCGAAACACACGCCTCTTATCAAGGTGAATGCTACAAAACAATACGGTGCAGATGTTGTACTATTCGGCGAGATTTATGACGAAGCCTATCAAAAGGCGATGGAGTTGCAAAAAGAACACGGCTATGTGTTCGTTCATCCGTTTAATGATGAAGATGTAATAGAAGGGCAAGGTACGATTGCCCTTGAGGTGCTTGATGAATTGCCTGATGCGGATATTTTGCTCGTTCCTGTTGGGGGCGGTGGTATCGTATCTGGTATTGCGGCTGCGGCGAAATTAAAAAATCCGCGTGTTAAGATTATCGGTGTAGAACCAGAAGGTGCAGCGAGTGCCCTAGCTGCCTTAAAGGCTGATCATCCTGTACCTCTCGATGAAGTGGCGACGATTGCAGATGGTACGGCAGTACGTCAAATTGGAGAAACTACATTAGAATATATCAAGCAATATGTAGATGAAATTATTACCGTTTCTGATTATGAATTGATGGAAGCATTTTTATTGCTTGTTGAAAAACATAAGTTAGTAGCAGAAAACTCTGGTATTTTGCCACTCGCTGGTCTCAAGAAATTAGAGTGCCGCGGTAAAAAGGTGGTAGCTATCGTCAGTGGTGGTAATATCGACGTACTAACTATTTCGTCAATGATTAATAAAGGCCTCGTATTGCGCGGTCGTATCTTTACCTTCTCCGTTAACCTTCCTGATAAACCTGGCCAGTTAGTGGCTGTATCTCAAATGTTAGCAGATGCAGATGCAAATGTTATTAAACTCGACCATAATCAGTTCAAAAACCTTGACCGTTTCCATGAAGTGGAATTGCAAGTAACGGTAGAAACAAATGGTGAAGAGCACATCCAACACATTATTGATACTTTCAAACATAATGGCTACATTATTAAACGTTTAAATTCCAGCGAGATATTGTCTGAATAG
- a CDS encoding ABC transporter ATP-binding protein: MGRELLHYENVCFRRDGRPILDNVNWHIEEGEHWALLGLNGAGKSTLLSMLPAYQIPTTGTLRVFGKEFGKYAWPKIKSRLGFVSSALGQFQSTLDKQVVEDIVISGAFSSIGIYQEVAPEVHQRGIELLSEFGLGYLEGHRFYTLSAGEQRRVLLARSIMANPELLILDEPCSGLDLPARERFLRTVSTLVAEQQTPIIYVSHQIEEILPFITHVAILREGKMIHAGPKHKVLTDDILSDVFGLSVQVVWKDDRPWVMVR; encoded by the coding sequence GTGGGGCGTGAATTACTCCATTATGAAAATGTCTGCTTTCGCCGTGATGGCAGACCTATTTTAGATAATGTAAATTGGCATATAGAGGAAGGTGAACATTGGGCCTTATTAGGGCTCAATGGAGCTGGCAAATCAACGCTACTTAGTATGCTACCGGCTTATCAAATTCCTACAACGGGCACTTTGCGTGTGTTTGGTAAGGAGTTTGGCAAATATGCGTGGCCTAAAATCAAATCTAGACTAGGATTTGTCAGTTCTGCTCTTGGACAATTTCAGTCAACCTTGGATAAACAAGTCGTTGAAGATATTGTTATTTCTGGTGCATTTAGTAGCATTGGTATATACCAAGAGGTAGCACCTGAGGTCCATCAGCGAGGGATAGAACTACTATCTGAATTTGGACTAGGCTATTTGGAAGGGCATCGTTTTTATACCTTATCTGCTGGTGAGCAGCGTCGTGTATTGTTAGCGCGGTCTATTATGGCAAATCCGGAATTATTGATTTTGGATGAGCCTTGCTCTGGCTTGGACTTACCAGCGAGGGAGCGGTTTTTACGCACCGTATCTACCTTGGTGGCGGAGCAGCAGACGCCGATTATCTATGTGTCGCATCAAATTGAAGAGATACTACCGTTTATTACTCATGTAGCTATCTTGCGAGAGGGTAAGATGATTCATGCAGGTCCTAAACACAAGGTACTAACTGATGATATTTTATCTGATGTCTTTGGACTTTCCGTACAAGTTGTATGGAAAGATGATCGTCCATGGGTGATGGTTCGGTAG